From the genome of Deltaproteobacteria bacterium, one region includes:
- a CDS encoding SDR family oxidoreductase, whose product MRDANQIFDLSGKVALVTGGSRGMGKEMILAFARAGADVVIASRKLDSCEELAEQVRKDTGRRALPVACNVSDWTQNEKLAETALAHYGRVDVLVNNAGMSPLYKHVADVTEALWDKVIGVNMKGPFRLTSVLGKHMFERGSGSIIFVSSTGSLHPTGGIIPYAGSKAAVNAMTVGFAHHFGPKVRVNCIIPGPFLTDISKAWDIPAFEARAKQNIFLQRGGQAEEIVGAALYFASDASSFTTGAHLEVAGGGIG is encoded by the coding sequence ATGCGCGACGCGAATCAGATCTTCGACTTATCAGGCAAGGTGGCGCTCGTGACCGGCGGCAGCCGCGGCATGGGCAAGGAGATGATCCTCGCCTTCGCGAGAGCGGGCGCCGACGTGGTGATCGCGAGCCGCAAGCTCGATTCGTGCGAGGAGCTCGCCGAGCAGGTGCGCAAGGACACGGGCCGCCGCGCGCTCCCCGTCGCGTGCAACGTCAGCGACTGGACGCAGAACGAGAAGCTCGCCGAGACCGCGCTCGCGCACTACGGCCGCGTCGACGTGCTCGTGAACAACGCGGGCATGTCGCCGCTCTACAAGCACGTCGCGGACGTGACCGAAGCGCTCTGGGACAAGGTGATCGGCGTGAACATGAAGGGCCCGTTCCGCCTGACGAGCGTGCTCGGCAAGCACATGTTCGAGCGCGGCTCGGGCTCGATCATCTTCGTCTCGAGCACCGGCTCGCTGCACCCGACCGGCGGGATCATTCCCTACGCCGGCTCGAAGGCGGCCGTGAACGCGATGACCGTCGGCTTCGCGCACCACTTCGGGCCCAAGGTCCGGGTGAACTGCATCATCCCCGGCCCGTTCCTCACCGACATCTCGAAGGCCTGGGACATACCCGCGTTCGAGGCGCGCGCGAAGCAGAACATCTTCCTGCAGCGCGGCGGGCAGGCGGAGGAGATCGTGGGCGCCGCGCTCTACTTCGCGAGCGACGCCTCGAGCTTCACGACCGGCGCGCACCTCGAAGTGGCGGGCGGCGGGATCGGGTGA